One segment of Rhodopirellula baltica SH 1 DNA contains the following:
- a CDS encoding carboxymuconolactone decarboxylase family protein, producing MTEFETHTIETAPEASKPQLKNSQKTYGFVPNLHAVMAESPALLEAYRTIAGIFDTKTNLNATERQIIAMTNNRLNGCEYCMAAHTSIMQSLKVPDDVIESLRSGTPIADPKLEALRVFAEKVNIQRGWMEDGDIEALLAVGYTNVTVLDVIVGTAYKVLSNYTNHIAETPLDDAFSKNTWHAVAENAS from the coding sequence ATGACTGAATTTGAAACACACACAATTGAAACTGCTCCGGAAGCCAGCAAACCGCAGCTAAAAAATAGCCAGAAGACCTACGGATTTGTTCCGAATCTGCACGCGGTCATGGCGGAGTCGCCCGCGTTGCTGGAAGCCTACCGAACGATTGCGGGGATTTTTGACACGAAGACCAATCTGAACGCGACCGAGCGTCAGATCATCGCGATGACCAACAATCGACTCAACGGATGCGAATACTGCATGGCCGCTCATACGTCGATCATGCAGTCCCTGAAGGTGCCCGACGACGTCATCGAGTCGTTGCGATCAGGCACTCCCATCGCGGATCCAAAGCTCGAAGCACTTCGAGTGTTCGCTGAAAAAGTCAACATTCAACGTGGATGGATGGAAGACGGAGACATCGAAGCGTTGTTGGCGGTGGGCTACACAAACGTAACCGTTCTCGATGTGATTGTTGGGACGGCTTACAAAGTGCTGTCCAACTACACCAATCACATCGCTGAAACCCCGCTTGATGATGCCTTCTCAAAGAACACATGGCACGCCGTAGCGGAAAATGCGAGCTGA
- a CDS encoding PAS domain-containing protein: protein MQSPAGIAATNELFQKRYEHECLWVHRFMTWIMAGQWALGLAFAAFLSPLTWIGQRNEVHIHVWAAFLIGMSLSGFAILWMRMFPREASTRHVVAVVQMLWSALLIHLSGGRIETHFHVFASLAILSIYRDWRILISATAVVALDHFVRGVFYPLSVFGIMTESPYRWIEHAAWVLFEVAFLAPGCYRLRKEVWELCVRQTEIEFAKRSVDQQVAERTKELSEAYDLLAEKTAETEKLALVARYTDNAVIITHADATIEWVNEGFTRITGYSADEVIGKRPSDLLHGPQTDPKVCSVMRDAIANRSGFNVQTINYRKNAEPYWVDIEVRPIHDADGIVRRFIAIEADATERVQQEQEKVRLNQELLDASRQAGMAEIATGVLHNVGNILNSVNVSVSVIRNQYSKSALANLEKVSSLIAEHEQTFPEFVATDQRGKKIPAYVQRVTHALSGERQTIDGELTDLVKNIEHIKEIVAAQQSMASSSEMIQELDLQGLIEDALAANKASLMNHDIKISLDLEEADRLIVTDKHRFLQIVINLIKNAKDSLVENKISDPQIIVRATRQEESNTISVIDNGIGIPAESLQQIFQHGYTTKMEGHGFGLHSSANTAGEMGGQLAAFSDGPGCGARFDLTLPIVQKEKTSPKNSELAV from the coding sequence ATGCAAAGTCCAGCGGGTATCGCAGCAACAAACGAATTGTTCCAGAAACGCTACGAGCACGAGTGCTTGTGGGTCCACCGGTTCATGACCTGGATCATGGCGGGGCAATGGGCATTGGGATTGGCATTCGCAGCATTTCTATCGCCACTGACTTGGATTGGACAACGTAACGAGGTCCACATTCACGTTTGGGCGGCGTTTCTGATCGGAATGTCGTTGTCTGGATTCGCGATCCTATGGATGCGGATGTTCCCCCGAGAGGCATCAACGCGTCATGTCGTCGCGGTCGTGCAAATGCTCTGGTCAGCCCTGCTGATTCACCTTTCAGGCGGACGGATCGAGACGCACTTTCACGTGTTTGCTTCGCTCGCAATTCTCAGTATCTATCGCGATTGGCGAATCCTCATCAGTGCGACCGCTGTTGTTGCACTGGATCACTTCGTCCGAGGCGTCTTCTATCCATTGTCGGTGTTCGGCATCATGACCGAGAGCCCCTATCGATGGATTGAGCACGCCGCTTGGGTGTTGTTCGAGGTCGCATTCTTGGCGCCGGGATGTTATCGACTTCGCAAGGAGGTGTGGGAACTTTGTGTTCGACAAACAGAAATCGAGTTTGCAAAACGCTCGGTCGATCAACAGGTCGCTGAACGCACCAAAGAATTGTCGGAAGCCTACGACCTGCTGGCCGAAAAAACCGCGGAAACAGAGAAGCTTGCCCTTGTAGCTCGTTATACCGACAACGCAGTCATCATCACGCACGCGGACGCGACGATCGAATGGGTGAACGAAGGGTTCACACGCATCACCGGCTATTCAGCTGATGAAGTCATCGGCAAGCGTCCTTCGGACCTTCTGCATGGTCCCCAAACCGACCCAAAGGTTTGCTCCGTCATGCGAGATGCAATCGCGAACCGATCGGGATTCAACGTCCAGACAATCAACTACCGAAAGAACGCAGAGCCGTACTGGGTGGACATCGAAGTCCGGCCCATTCACGACGCCGACGGTATTGTTCGACGATTCATCGCCATCGAAGCTGATGCGACGGAGCGAGTTCAACAAGAACAAGAAAAGGTTCGTTTAAACCAGGAGTTGCTCGACGCATCGCGGCAGGCGGGAATGGCAGAGATCGCGACCGGTGTGCTTCACAACGTCGGCAACATTCTCAATAGCGTTAACGTTTCGGTCTCGGTCATTCGCAACCAGTATTCCAAAAGTGCGTTGGCGAACCTAGAGAAAGTGTCTTCGCTGATCGCCGAGCACGAGCAGACTTTTCCCGAATTTGTCGCTACTGATCAACGCGGCAAGAAAATTCCCGCTTACGTCCAACGCGTCACCCATGCACTCAGTGGCGAACGTCAAACAATCGATGGTGAACTAACGGACTTGGTCAAGAACATCGAGCACATCAAGGAAATCGTTGCCGCTCAGCAGTCCATGGCAAGCTCGTCCGAGATGATTCAGGAGCTCGATCTGCAAGGTTTGATTGAGGATGCTCTGGCCGCGAACAAGGCGTCTTTAATGAACCACGACATCAAGATCTCGTTGGATTTGGAAGAGGCCGACAGGTTGATTGTGACTGACAAACACCGGTTTCTGCAGATCGTGATCAACCTGATCAAAAACGCGAAAGACTCCTTGGTTGAAAACAAAATTTCCGATCCGCAGATCATCGTTCGGGCGACGCGGCAAGAAGAATCGAACACGATCTCCGTGATCGACAACGGGATTGGTATTCCGGCTGAAAGCCTTCAGCAGATCTTCCAACACGGGTACACGACCAAGATGGAAGGCCACGGTTTTGGCCTGCACAGCAGTGCGAACACTGCGGGCGAAATGGGTGGTCAATTGGCGGCGTTCAGCGATGGTCCTGGATGCGGTGCACGCTTTGACCTCACTCTGCCAATTGTCCAAAAAGAGAAAACGAGCCCCAAGAACTCCGAGTTAGCTGTATGA
- a CDS encoding SDR family oxidoreductase, protein MAFEIKDKVVLVTGANRGIGKAILEEALHRGASKVYAAVRNIDSAEELVKKHGDRVVPVRVDLEDPASISAAADVAKDVDVVVNNAGVLKVKNALESDAVDTLKFEMDVNVYGLMRIAQAFAPVLKSNGGGALVQLNSVASVKTFSEFATYCASKSASYSITQGLRDSLKEQGTLVVSVHPGPIDTDMGHNAGFEEGAASPTLVATAIFDAIANDHFHAWPDPMAKQIGEAYQSFAKNVVEADMQESVS, encoded by the coding sequence ATGGCATTTGAAATCAAAGACAAAGTGGTTCTGGTAACGGGAGCCAACCGAGGCATTGGCAAAGCGATATTGGAAGAGGCGCTCCATCGAGGCGCGTCGAAAGTTTACGCGGCGGTGCGGAACATCGATTCCGCGGAGGAACTCGTCAAGAAGCACGGTGATCGAGTCGTCCCGGTGCGAGTCGATTTGGAAGACCCTGCGTCTATCTCTGCTGCGGCTGATGTCGCAAAGGACGTTGATGTGGTGGTCAACAACGCAGGCGTGCTGAAGGTGAAGAACGCTCTCGAAAGTGATGCGGTTGATACACTGAAGTTTGAAATGGACGTCAACGTTTACGGACTGATGCGAATCGCCCAAGCATTCGCGCCCGTATTGAAGTCGAATGGAGGTGGCGCGTTGGTTCAACTCAACAGTGTCGCCTCGGTGAAGACTTTTTCTGAGTTTGCAACCTACTGCGCCTCAAAATCGGCGAGCTATTCGATCACTCAAGGATTGCGAGACTCGCTGAAGGAACAAGGAACGCTCGTTGTCAGTGTCCATCCAGGACCGATTGATACTGACATGGGACACAATGCCGGGTTTGAAGAGGGCGCCGCGTCACCGACTCTGGTGGCAACCGCCATCTTTGACGCGATTGCGAACGATCATTTTCACGCTTGGCCTGATCCGATGGCCAAACAGATCGGCGAAGCCTATCAGAGCTTCGCTAAAAATGTCGTGGAAGCCGACATGCAGGAAAGCGTGTCCTAA
- a CDS encoding c-type heme family protein: MISFTCIVMLGWLLTSAVAFSQTVSNLDSANSGTAVHSSDAESPHDPPKPTLVEAKTRAMILHETFHGALQVMHRDFFREDDGLSIPSRSLEDVFAEIEKSHGIELRWIAVDLKAMNIDNEPETRFEKRAAQQLKTGKTSFDETDENTYRFAGRIRLSATCLSCHASRRTNNDDRAAALVISIPLSTEPTDDR; the protein is encoded by the coding sequence ATGATCTCGTTTACCTGCATCGTGATGCTGGGTTGGTTGCTGACATCTGCAGTCGCTTTCAGTCAGACCGTCTCAAACTTGGACTCGGCAAACAGTGGAACAGCGGTTCACTCTTCGGACGCCGAATCACCACATGATCCACCAAAGCCGACGTTGGTCGAAGCAAAAACGCGTGCGATGATTCTGCATGAAACGTTTCACGGTGCGTTGCAAGTCATGCATCGCGACTTCTTCCGCGAAGACGACGGGCTGAGCATTCCATCGCGTTCGCTTGAAGATGTCTTTGCCGAAATTGAAAAGAGTCACGGCATCGAGTTGCGATGGATCGCGGTCGATTTAAAAGCGATGAATATCGACAACGAACCTGAGACGCGATTTGAAAAACGAGCGGCACAGCAACTGAAAACCGGCAAAACGAGTTTCGATGAGACCGACGAAAACACCTATCGATTCGCGGGAAGGATACGATTGTCAGCGACCTGCCTCAGTTGCCACGCTTCGCGACGAACCAACAACGACGATCGTGCCGCAGCCTTGGTGATCTCCATTCCGCTATCGACAGAACCAACTGACGATCGATAG
- a CDS encoding sigma-54-dependent transcriptional regulator, with translation MNTSTTQRILIADDEPLFRETTAEFLREEGYECLCVEDANDAISVLEEHKFDLILSDLNMPGNLKFELLKEGRTKHSDVPMIVVTGAPSLPSAIESVRLGVTDYLLKPVKLEELLTAVQRSLSQAGNRKAIEQSSAPTPGDERASADTPAWSKDLGIIGESPKMLEVLEIVERVAMSDTNVLITGESGTGKEVIAKAIHCRSHRRDNAMQVIDCTSIPESLFESALFGHIKGSFTGAVKDQAGLLRACDGGTAFIDELGELPLSSQAKLLRVIQEQTFTPVGDSQSIRVDTRFVCATNRDLQNEVDAERFRHDLYYRLAVVHIELPPLRDRGDDVILLANAFLQKHQPAGVNPSSFAYETLECFRSYRWPGNIRELRNVVERSLALAKGPVIEASDLPKPLRDSINETPFETLDLAEVSRDEALDTADRAYLVQLLGKHHGVIASAARQAGLSRQGMNKLLKRHHIDANDFRR, from the coding sequence TTGAATACATCAACGACTCAACGCATCTTGATTGCGGACGATGAACCGCTCTTTCGCGAAACGACGGCTGAATTCCTGCGTGAAGAGGGGTATGAATGCCTCTGCGTCGAAGACGCGAACGATGCAATTTCGGTACTTGAGGAACACAAGTTCGATCTGATTCTCTCGGACCTCAACATGCCGGGCAATTTGAAGTTCGAGCTTTTAAAAGAAGGCCGAACCAAGCACTCGGACGTTCCCATGATTGTCGTCACGGGTGCACCCTCACTGCCATCGGCAATCGAAAGCGTTCGCCTGGGTGTCACGGATTACTTACTCAAACCGGTGAAGCTAGAAGAACTGCTCACCGCGGTCCAGCGTTCACTCTCTCAAGCGGGCAATCGGAAAGCGATCGAACAAAGCAGTGCGCCGACACCAGGCGACGAACGAGCGTCAGCCGATACACCCGCTTGGTCGAAAGATCTCGGCATCATCGGTGAAAGCCCAAAGATGCTGGAGGTTTTGGAGATTGTGGAACGTGTGGCGATGAGCGACACCAACGTTCTGATCACCGGAGAAAGTGGAACGGGAAAAGAGGTGATCGCCAAAGCGATTCATTGCCGGAGTCATCGACGTGACAACGCGATGCAAGTGATCGATTGCACTTCGATTCCTGAGTCACTTTTCGAGTCCGCTTTGTTTGGTCATATCAAAGGATCATTCACCGGTGCCGTGAAAGACCAAGCCGGTTTGCTGCGGGCTTGTGATGGCGGCACCGCATTCATTGACGAACTCGGCGAATTGCCTCTGTCTTCGCAAGCGAAATTATTGCGGGTCATTCAGGAACAAACTTTCACGCCGGTTGGCGATAGTCAGTCGATCCGAGTCGACACTCGATTTGTTTGCGCCACGAATCGCGACTTGCAGAATGAAGTTGATGCTGAACGTTTTCGACACGATCTCTACTATCGCTTGGCGGTTGTGCACATCGAGTTGCCTCCACTACGCGATCGTGGCGATGATGTGATTCTACTGGCCAATGCGTTTTTGCAAAAGCATCAACCAGCAGGCGTCAATCCGAGTTCTTTCGCTTACGAGACACTGGAGTGTTTCCGTAGCTACCGCTGGCCCGGCAACATCCGTGAGCTTCGAAACGTCGTCGAACGGTCATTGGCTCTTGCCAAAGGCCCGGTAATCGAGGCCAGCGATTTGCCCAAGCCGCTTCGCGATTCGATCAATGAGACACCTTTCGAAACATTGGATCTGGCCGAAGTGTCGCGTGACGAAGCGCTCGATACCGCCGATCGTGCTTACCTGGTGCAGCTTCTCGGAAAACATCACGGCGTCATCGCCAGTGCGGCTAGGCAAGCGGGACTGTCTCGGCAAGGCATGAACAAGCTTCTGAAACGGCACCACATCGACGCGAATGATTTTCGTAGATGA
- the nhaA gene encoding Na+/H+ antiporter NhaA, with translation MNHIETRLPLPIQPIDRWLRPFARFLHIEATSGLVLILCTVVALVAANSSWADSYLAFWHTDLTIAVGDIVFHHSLHHVINDGLMAVFFFVIGLEVKRELAHGSLSDLKQATLPIAAAIGGMIVPATLYLSMQYGQPGVQGWGIPMATDIAFVVGCLAILGSRVPHSLRVLLLSLAIVDDIGAILVIAIGYTESLDGRYLFLAAVAVGAVHFLSRIGVRRFPPYVIVGVLAWIALHESGIHATLIGVILGLMTPATPTLVPERFREYLHEKEHEFQPKEWSRRLHRAEVVREVQQLTRETVSPLEYLEVTLHPWTAYVIMPVFALANAGVLIEPANLSDSVAIAVVIGLVVGKPLGIALFSWLVIRLGVARLPSGLNWPILMSGSFLAGIGFTMALFIDGLAFGADGLDTAKTGVLVGSAISAIAGMGLLLWTLPKPTRQ, from the coding sequence ATGAATCACATCGAAACTAGACTCCCGCTACCGATTCAACCTATTGATCGGTGGCTACGTCCGTTTGCACGCTTCTTACACATCGAGGCAACCAGCGGGCTGGTGCTGATTTTGTGCACGGTGGTCGCCCTCGTCGCGGCCAACTCTTCTTGGGCAGATAGCTATCTAGCGTTTTGGCATACCGATCTGACGATTGCCGTCGGTGACATCGTCTTTCATCACTCACTGCATCACGTCATCAACGATGGATTGATGGCGGTGTTTTTCTTTGTGATTGGTCTGGAAGTCAAACGTGAACTCGCCCATGGGTCGCTATCGGATTTGAAACAGGCCACTCTGCCGATTGCCGCGGCGATCGGTGGGATGATCGTGCCGGCCACGCTTTATCTATCCATGCAGTACGGCCAGCCCGGGGTGCAGGGATGGGGCATTCCAATGGCGACTGACATCGCCTTCGTCGTGGGATGCCTGGCGATCCTTGGTTCTCGCGTACCGCACAGCCTTCGAGTGCTTCTGCTTTCGCTCGCCATCGTGGATGACATTGGCGCAATATTGGTGATCGCAATCGGCTACACCGAATCGCTGGACGGTCGCTACTTGTTTCTCGCAGCGGTCGCGGTCGGCGCAGTCCATTTCCTTTCGCGAATCGGAGTGCGTCGTTTCCCACCGTACGTGATCGTCGGCGTTCTCGCTTGGATTGCGCTCCACGAATCTGGCATTCACGCGACACTGATCGGCGTGATCCTCGGACTGATGACTCCTGCCACGCCGACATTGGTGCCCGAGCGTTTTCGCGAATACTTGCACGAAAAGGAGCACGAATTTCAACCGAAGGAGTGGAGTCGGCGGCTACACCGCGCTGAGGTGGTTCGAGAAGTTCAGCAGCTCACGCGAGAAACAGTTTCACCGCTGGAGTACTTGGAGGTAACACTGCACCCTTGGACCGCCTATGTGATCATGCCCGTCTTCGCGCTCGCGAATGCGGGAGTGTTGATTGAACCGGCCAACCTGAGTGACTCCGTTGCAATCGCGGTCGTGATCGGTCTGGTCGTCGGCAAGCCACTTGGAATTGCGCTGTTCAGTTGGTTGGTGATTCGATTGGGCGTGGCACGTTTGCCGAGCGGTTTGAACTGGCCAATTTTGATGTCGGGAAGTTTCCTTGCCGGTATCGGATTCACGATGGCATTGTTCATCGACGGGTTGGCATTCGGAGCCGATGGGCTCGATACTGCCAAGACTGGCGTGCTGGTCGGGTCCGCAATCAGCGCAATCGCTGGGATGGGACTGCTGCTGTGGACTCTGCCCAAACCAACTCGTCAATGA
- a CDS encoding HPP family protein, which produces MLGSRWLGVELVEVSLHEKLISAVGSACAIYCVFYVTNLCLPGLAAAGVIASMGASAVLLYAVPHGPLSQPWPLVAGHTISACIGVTCYQWISHPALATALAVGISIGLMYQLRCIHPPGGATAFTAVMGGDAIHELGYMYVLCPILLNVVLMLTLAVLINAPFRWRRYPAGLFRSANEGLAIERIGSAPSHEQVLAALRSLDSFVDVSEEDLVRLVRELGSADDLLFQSSDHSQHKVSLSEPQKRTIELTEAPGELLKRSLSDKSNQMLQ; this is translated from the coding sequence ATGCTAGGAAGCAGATGGTTAGGCGTTGAACTTGTTGAAGTCAGCCTGCATGAAAAATTGATCTCGGCGGTAGGATCCGCCTGCGCAATCTACTGTGTTTTCTACGTCACCAACCTTTGTCTGCCCGGACTAGCTGCGGCGGGCGTGATTGCATCGATGGGAGCAAGCGCGGTTCTGCTGTATGCGGTTCCCCATGGCCCATTGTCTCAGCCTTGGCCGCTGGTCGCGGGGCATACGATTTCGGCCTGCATTGGTGTGACGTGTTACCAATGGATCAGCCACCCGGCGCTGGCAACAGCACTCGCGGTTGGTATCTCCATTGGACTGATGTACCAACTGCGTTGCATCCATCCGCCGGGCGGCGCGACCGCGTTCACTGCTGTGATGGGAGGCGATGCCATTCACGAACTGGGATACATGTATGTTCTGTGCCCGATTCTGCTGAACGTTGTCTTGATGCTGACGCTCGCCGTATTGATCAATGCACCATTCCGCTGGCGACGCTACCCGGCGGGGTTATTTCGCTCTGCAAATGAAGGCTTGGCAATTGAACGTATTGGTTCGGCCCCGTCTCATGAACAGGTTTTGGCGGCCCTCCGTTCGTTGGATTCATTTGTCGATGTGAGTGAAGAAGATCTGGTCCGACTCGTGCGTGAGTTGGGCAGTGCCGATGACTTGCTGTTCCAATCAAGCGACCATTCGCAGCACAAGGTTTCGCTGAGTGAACCGCAAAAACGTACGATTGAGCTGACTGAAGCCCCAGGCGAACTCCTGAAGCGAAGCTTGTCGGACAAATCGAACCAAATGCTGCAATAG
- a CDS encoding two-component system sensor histidine kinase NtrB — MTQRHDLSAQVLPRRGQSIPPEFFRAIAESTVDWESWQSANGQVVWVNQAVERFTGYTPKECLAMDDYPLPMIAPEDRERMGCHLEEASKGSTGNNVEFKVLHRDQSTSWVAVSWQPMTDREGNSLGFRASFRDVTERRQMREQLREQNAELEHLVQMRTAKIAELEKHRLKMEKLAALGELAAGVAHEINNPLAGIRNAFALLKRHLPSNVKHYDKLDLIDGEIERIRGITHQMFQLYRPSQQKAVVFNVRRCLEELMSLALPMSRKFKVKVELECEALPATKELGVDEVLLREGELKQILLNLVHNAIQASSPGQEVQLVVTANDDALVLRVVDRGCGIANDVIDSIFDPFFSTKTTTVGQGMGLGLSVTRGLIEAMRGSIDVSSEPNEGTEFCVQLPRCLKTEPEEH; from the coding sequence ATGACACAAAGACACGACCTTTCGGCACAAGTACTTCCTCGTCGCGGTCAATCGATCCCGCCGGAGTTCTTTCGTGCGATCGCCGAAAGCACGGTGGATTGGGAGAGCTGGCAATCAGCCAACGGGCAGGTCGTTTGGGTGAACCAAGCGGTCGAGCGATTCACCGGCTACACGCCCAAAGAATGCCTCGCGATGGATGACTATCCACTGCCAATGATCGCTCCGGAAGATCGCGAACGAATGGGGTGTCACTTGGAGGAAGCATCCAAAGGAAGTACCGGCAACAACGTCGAATTCAAAGTGTTGCATCGTGATCAATCCACGTCGTGGGTCGCCGTTTCTTGGCAGCCGATGACCGATCGCGAAGGCAATTCGTTGGGCTTCCGAGCAAGCTTTCGCGATGTGACGGAACGTCGACAAATGCGGGAGCAACTGCGGGAACAGAATGCAGAACTGGAACACTTGGTACAGATGCGGACCGCCAAAATTGCGGAGCTCGAAAAACATCGACTGAAGATGGAAAAACTGGCCGCGTTGGGCGAACTTGCCGCTGGCGTCGCGCATGAGATCAACAATCCGCTTGCTGGCATCCGAAACGCATTCGCACTTCTCAAGCGGCACCTGCCATCGAACGTGAAGCATTACGACAAACTCGATTTGATCGACGGTGAAATTGAGCGTATTCGTGGCATCACACACCAAATGTTCCAGCTTTATCGGCCGAGTCAGCAAAAGGCCGTCGTATTCAATGTTCGTCGATGCTTGGAAGAGCTGATGTCGCTTGCTCTTCCGATGTCACGCAAATTCAAAGTGAAAGTCGAATTAGAATGCGAGGCTCTTCCGGCGACGAAAGAGCTCGGCGTCGACGAAGTATTGCTTCGTGAAGGCGAATTGAAACAGATCCTTCTCAACCTCGTGCACAATGCGATCCAGGCATCATCGCCGGGTCAGGAAGTCCAGCTCGTCGTCACCGCCAATGATGACGCGTTGGTCTTGCGAGTGGTCGATCGGGGATGCGGGATCGCTAATGATGTGATCGACTCCATCTTTGACCCATTCTTCAGCACCAAGACGACGACGGTGGGGCAAGGCATGGGTTTGGGGCTGTCCGTCACCCGTGGTTTGATCGAGGCGATGCGGGGGTCGATTGACGTTTCCAGCGAACCGAACGAAGGAACCGAGTTTTGCGTCCAACTACCGAGATGCCTGAAGACGGAGCCAGAAGAGCATTGA
- a CDS encoding transglutaminase-like domain-containing protein gives MNTVHVGCQLNYLVKSPSIFLLNCSVAKNPHQVVTSESLEVLPFSPVEECDVGPLGNRVVRLNAPAGELQIRYAATVGLQTESVDSNDVMETNYENLPGDILSYLNPSRYCESDKLYRFAIDEFGHLVPGYSRVTAICNWTFEQLAYVPGSTNSSTTACDVLLQRAGVCRDYAHVAISLCRALGIPARYVSGYAVNLVPPDFHGFMEAYLDGRWFLFDATRLAPVGGLVRIGTGRDAADVAFATIRGEVDCTGMGVWATDANPMDERLSPDNVQTGVSSA, from the coding sequence ATGAACACCGTCCATGTCGGGTGCCAGCTGAACTATCTCGTGAAGTCGCCCTCGATCTTCCTCTTGAACTGTTCGGTCGCAAAGAATCCGCACCAAGTCGTGACTTCTGAGTCGCTTGAGGTCCTGCCGTTTTCGCCGGTCGAAGAATGTGACGTCGGCCCGCTCGGTAACCGAGTCGTTCGGTTGAACGCCCCCGCTGGAGAATTGCAAATTCGCTATGCCGCAACCGTGGGTTTGCAAACGGAATCCGTTGATTCCAATGACGTGATGGAAACCAATTACGAGAATTTGCCGGGCGACATCCTTTCGTATCTGAATCCCAGCCGATACTGCGAATCCGACAAGCTTTATCGCTTTGCCATCGATGAATTCGGACATCTCGTTCCCGGATATTCACGCGTCACCGCCATTTGTAACTGGACGTTCGAGCAACTTGCCTACGTCCCCGGCAGCACCAACTCTTCCACGACCGCTTGCGATGTTTTGCTGCAACGTGCGGGTGTGTGCCGAGATTATGCACACGTCGCGATCAGTTTGTGTCGAGCATTGGGAATTCCGGCCCGTTACGTCTCTGGGTACGCGGTCAATTTGGTTCCACCGGACTTCCACGGTTTCATGGAAGCCTACCTGGATGGGCGCTGGTTCCTTTTCGATGCGACTCGCTTGGCCCCCGTGGGCGGCTTGGTACGAATCGGCACCGGTCGAGATGCAGCCGACGTAGCTTTCGCGACCATCCGCGGTGAAGTGGATTGCACGGGGATGGGTGTGTGGGCGACCGATGCCAATCCGATGGACGAAAGGTTGAGCCCTGACAACGTGCAAACGGGTGTCAGCTCTGCTTGA